Proteins from a single region of Scylla paramamosain isolate STU-SP2022 chromosome 13, ASM3559412v1, whole genome shotgun sequence:
- the LOC135106489 gene encoding uncharacterized protein LOC135106489, whose product MYDMTPSVLKRPRSPPPSPPHHIYDVTPDSDYDACQDAATRNDPLYDTIPAHLTAPPARLLTPDSGTHGGLDSLEESAPNSLECGELRAAEDQVARQCREYFERRLKNSENLKKRWSMCSSDSGADSGDSDSSPQGMMLSPDPNPIPAPSQSSSRVSNDSQDAAAASAAAGTSGKTALDHKMEFLRKEIVSVASSCVYVEGKGEGGSEAGHVRVKVFLAVSCRPS is encoded by the coding sequence ATGTACGACATGACGCCCTCCGTACTGAAGCGCCCCCGCTCCCCCCCGCCATCGCCCCCCCACCACATATACGACGTCACCCCAGATAGTGACTACGACGCGTGTCAGGACGCGGCAACACGGAACGACCCTCTTTATGACACCATCCCCGCCCACCTCACAGCCCCGCCCGCACGCCTTCTCACCCCGGACTCGGGCACGCATGGCGGCCTGGACTCGCTGGAAGAGTCCGCCCCGAACTCCCTGGAGTGCGGCGAGCTGCGTGCCGCCGAGGACCAGGTGGCGCGGCAGTGCCGGGAGTACTTCGAGCGGCGCCTCAAGAACTCCGAGAACCTCAAGAAGCGATGGTCCATGTGCTCCTCAGACTCCGGGGCGGATTCTGGGGACAGCGACTCTTCCCCCCAGGGCATGATGCTCTCGCCAGACCCCAACCCCATCCCCGCACCGTCACAGTCCTCCTCGCGTGTCTCCAACGACTCCCAGGACGCCGcggccgcctccgccgccgccggcACGTCAGGGAAGACTGCGCTCGACCACAAGATGGAATTCCTTCGCAAAGAAATCGTGAGTGTTGCTTCCAGTTGTGTTTATGTtgaggggaagggtgagggagggagcgaagCAGGCCATGTCAGGGTGAAGGTTTTCCTTGCCGTGTCCTGTCGCCCCTCATAG